The Trichomycterus rosablanca isolate fTriRos1 chromosome 15, fTriRos1.hap1, whole genome shotgun sequence genome contains a region encoding:
- the LOC134329249 gene encoding uncharacterized protein LOC134329249 produces the protein MQRRLTTQQALELILSNTNPCDSDGEDIVLQPDSDSELSSDEETPPLPKKRARLASEPTETAKDGTVWREVQVGKRLHFTPIEPYPTDGEPRAKARRSVRSRLQSFLCFITLDMLRSIQEWTTQHARHTEQVDWFMDLPELMAFISVIILRGVTKVPSLRDSWSANLANPRIIATMARNRFQDIMQHLRFDDMFTRSERAETDKFAAISDVWRSFVTNCIASYNPGRHITIDEQLFPSKTRCCFLQYIATKPDKFGIKFWVACDLKSKYICNVLPYLGKDPSRPSRERLSETVVMRLMEPFMDKGRTVTTDNFFTSLSLAQRLLSRKTTILGTVNKSRREIPQSTRQMDRTEFTTQVFSTTGATLTVYAPKRKKAVYILSSMHSVVETEDTNKRKPNTVTQYNHTKCGVDVMDQMVREYSVRAGTRRWPVAVFYNMIDMAALNAHVLYQACTGVQERRVDFLVELAKELGDSHVSEKKARKEKLLRQQPSTPSPGKRAKCQVNHRCTNNCATERCVDCYKYTCGKCTRDIPRQCQVCSDSADRLLSEC, from the exons atgcagAGAAGGCTCACCACTCAACAGGCATTGGAACTGATCCTGAGCAACACCAACCCTTGTGACTCAGATGGAGAAGACATAGTCCTTCAACCGGATTCGGACTCTGAGCTGTCTTCAG ATGAGGAGACTCCTCCTCTACCAAAAAAGAGAGCTCGGTTGGCGAGTGAGCCGACAGAGACCGCAAAAGATGGCACAGTGTGGCGTGAAGTACAAGTGGGGAAACGTCTCCATTTCACCCCAATAGAACCGTACCCTACAGATGGAGAGCCAAGGGCTAAGGCCAGACGAAGTGTCCGGAGTCGCCTTCAGAGCTTCCTCTGTTTTATCACTCTTGACATGCTTCGTAGCATTCAAGAATGGACTACTCAACATGCACGTCACACAGAGCAGGTGGATTGGTTCATGGATCTCCCGGAACTAATGGCATTTATTTCAGTCATTATCTTGCGGGGGGTGACCAAGGTTCCATCACTACGTGACAGCTGGTCAGCAAACCTGGCAAACCCAAGGATCATTGCAACTATGGCCCGAAACCGCTTCCAAGACATCATGCAACACCTACGCTTTGATGACATGTTCACACGCAGTGAGCGAGCGGAGACCGATAAGTTTGCTGCAATCTCCGATGTGTGGAGATCGTTTGTCACCAACTGCATCGCATCCTACAACCCTGGTCGACACATCACTATTGATGAACAGCTTTTCCCGTCAAAGACTCGCTGCTGTTTTCTGCAATACATTGCAACAAAACCAGACAAGTTTGGCATCAAGTTTTGGGTGGCTTGCGACTTGAAATCaaagtacatctgtaatgtcctCCCATATCTTGGCAAGGACCCCAGTCGTCCCAGCAGGGAGAGACTGTCCGAAACTGTAGTGATGAGGCTGATGGAACCATTCATGGACAAGGGCAGAACTGTAACCACGGACAATTTCTTTACATCATTGTCACTTGCACAACGACTGCTTAGCCGGAAAACCACTATCCTCGGCACAGTCAACAAGAGTCGCCGGGAAATTCCTCAATCCACTAGACAGATGGACCGCACTGAATTCACCACTCAGGTGTTTTCAACCACTGGTGCCACACTGACAGTGTATGCACCCAAACGAAAGAAGGCCGTCTACATTCTCAGCAGCATGCACAGCGTGGTTGAGACTGAGGATACCAACAAAAGGAAGCCAAACACGGtcacacaatacaaccacacaaAGTGCGGTGTGGATGTAATGGACCAAATGGTGCGGGAGTACAGCGTGCGTGCAGGAACACGGAGATGGCCAGTCGCCGTGTTCTACAACATGATTGACATGGCAGCACTGAATGCGCATGTTCTTTATCAGGCATGCACTGGGGTGCAGGAGAGACGGGTGGACTTCCTGGTTGAGCTTGCAAAAGAGTTAGGTGACTCTCATGTGAGTGAAAAGAAGGCACGCAAGGAGAAACTCCTTCGGCAACAACCTTCCACACCCAGCCCTGGCAAAAGGGCGAAGTGTCAGGTCAACCATCGATGCACGAACAATTGTGCAACTGAGAGATGTGTTGACTGCTACAAATACACGTGTGGCAAATGTACCAGGGACATACCCAGGCAGTGCCAGGTATGTTCCGACAGTGCAGACAGACTGCTGAGTGAGTGCTGA